A window of the Desulforapulum autotrophicum HRM2 genome harbors these coding sequences:
- the gdhA gene encoding NADP-specific glutamate dehydrogenase: protein MSEELNRIIDKDPEQKEFHQAVKEVVETVQPVLDRNPEYRQARVLERIAEPERTIMFRVSWMDDAGKVQVNRGFRIEMNSAIGPYKGGLRFHPSVNLSILKFLAFEQVFKNALTTLPMGGGKGGSDFDPKGKSDAEVMRFCQSFMAELFRHIGPNTDVPAGDIGVGGREIGFLFGMYKKLTNEFSGVLTGKGLGWGGSLIRPEATGYGSVYFAAEMLATRNDSLEGKTCLVSGAGNVAQYTVEKILDLGGRVVTLSDSAGFIHDEQGIDREKLAHVMTLKNVKRGRIKAYVDAYPDASYTAFDSAMDHNPLWDIKADCAFPSATQNEINQKDATNLLKNGVSLVCEGANMPSTPEAVDIFVDNKILYAPGKAANAGGVAVSGLEMSQNSMRINWPREEVDKRLHHIMKSIHTSCTDAAAEYGQPGNYVAGANIAGFVKVVNAMLDQGLV from the coding sequence ATGTCAGAAGAACTAAATCGAATCATAGACAAGGACCCGGAGCAAAAAGAATTTCACCAGGCAGTTAAAGAGGTGGTGGAGACGGTTCAGCCGGTCCTGGACCGAAATCCAGAGTACCGCCAGGCCAGGGTCCTTGAACGTATTGCAGAACCCGAACGGACCATCATGTTCAGGGTATCCTGGATGGACGATGCAGGCAAGGTCCAGGTGAACCGGGGGTTCAGGATCGAGATGAACAGCGCCATAGGCCCCTACAAGGGCGGACTGCGGTTTCACCCCTCGGTCAACCTGAGCATCCTCAAGTTCCTGGCCTTTGAGCAGGTGTTCAAGAACGCATTGACCACCCTGCCCATGGGCGGCGGAAAAGGCGGGTCTGACTTTGATCCCAAGGGCAAATCCGACGCCGAAGTGATGCGCTTCTGCCAGAGCTTCATGGCGGAACTGTTCCGCCACATCGGTCCGAATACCGACGTTCCGGCAGGCGACATTGGCGTGGGCGGCAGAGAGATCGGGTTTCTCTTTGGCATGTACAAGAAACTGACCAACGAATTTTCAGGGGTTTTAACGGGCAAGGGCCTGGGCTGGGGCGGCAGCTTGATCCGGCCCGAGGCAACCGGTTACGGCAGTGTCTACTTTGCCGCAGAAATGCTTGCAACCCGAAACGACTCCCTGGAAGGCAAGACCTGCCTGGTGTCCGGGGCAGGCAACGTTGCCCAGTACACCGTTGAAAAGATCCTTGACCTTGGCGGCAGGGTTGTCACCCTGTCCGATTCAGCAGGTTTCATCCATGACGAACAGGGTATCGACAGGGAAAAGCTGGCCCACGTGATGACCCTCAAGAACGTCAAGCGCGGCAGGATCAAGGCCTATGTGGACGCCTACCCCGATGCCTCCTACACAGCGTTTGATTCGGCCATGGACCACAACCCCCTCTGGGACATCAAGGCCGACTGCGCCTTTCCCAGCGCCACCCAGAACGAAATCAACCAAAAAGATGCAACCAACCTGCTCAAAAACGGGGTGTCCCTGGTATGCGAAGGCGCCAACATGCCCTCCACCCCCGAAGCCGTTGATATCTTTGTGGACAACAAGATCCTCTATGCACCGGGAAAGGCTGCAAATGCCGGCGGTGTTGCCGTGTCGGGCCTTGAGATGTCCCAGAACAGCATGCGCATCAACTGGCCAAGGGAAGAGGTTGACAAGCGGTTGCACCACATCATGAAGAGCATTCACACCTCGTGCACGGATGCGGCAGCCGAGTACGGTCAGCCCGGAAACTACGTTGCCGGAGCCAACATTGCAGGCTTTGTCAAGGTGGTCAACGCCATGCTCGACCAGGGGCTTGTATAG
- a CDS encoding ABC transporter substrate-binding protein codes for MLKRNLILLVAAVSLIVAGTTTAFAGKKIVNGIDANFPPFAYIDKTGKPAGFDVEAMEWIAKDLGLEVEHMPIDWDGIITSLLTKKIDIIASGMSITPDRSEKVTFTIPYWKINQVMVVKKDSTLTMNDLMKGGKKIGVQQGTTEAKWLKAESEPRAWNFKLGYYSSSPLAVEDVLNGRIAAAAMDDAPAHDAVSKKDVKILGNFGMEAEDFGYAVRKDETELLEKINASLKKLMATPYWDELAVKYNLK; via the coding sequence ATGCTAAAGAGAAACTTGATTTTGCTTGTGGCTGCCGTAAGTTTGATCGTGGCCGGTACCACGACCGCCTTTGCCGGTAAAAAGATCGTTAATGGAATTGATGCAAACTTTCCGCCCTTTGCCTATATTGACAAGACCGGAAAGCCTGCGGGGTTTGATGTTGAAGCCATGGAATGGATTGCAAAGGACCTGGGGCTTGAGGTTGAGCATATGCCCATTGACTGGGACGGGATCATCACCAGCCTTTTAACCAAAAAGATCGATATTATCGCTTCAGGTATGAGTATCACCCCGGACCGGTCTGAGAAAGTCACCTTCACCATCCCTTACTGGAAGATAAATCAGGTCATGGTGGTCAAGAAGGATTCGACCCTCACCATGAACGACCTCATGAAGGGTGGTAAAAAAATCGGTGTTCAGCAGGGAACCACTGAGGCAAAATGGCTTAAGGCCGAGTCCGAGCCAAGGGCCTGGAATTTCAAACTTGGCTACTACAGCTCCTCTCCCCTTGCCGTGGAAGATGTTTTGAACGGCAGGATCGCAGCTGCTGCCATGGACGATGCACCTGCCCATGATGCTGTTTCCAAGAAGGATGTCAAGATCCTCGGAAACTTTGGCATGGAAGCCGAAGACTTTGGTTATGCAGTGAGAAAGGATGAAACAGAACTCCTTGAAAAAATCAATGCAAGCCTTAAAAAACTCATGGCAACACCCTACTGGGATGAGCTTGCCGTAAAGTATAACCTGAAATAA
- a CDS encoding response regulator: MKEADHQYRVLIIDDEPMILDILELYLSLGEYKYRVTTAENGIEGLKNIASDSYDLIITDLSMPGLTGTQIVEHVKKGSHSHTPVLGISGMPWLFKDSPFDAVLCKPFTMEIFLKAVAELTEPNYFAGETRQQTSPRV; encoded by the coding sequence ATGAAAGAGGCTGATCATCAATACCGCGTTCTCATCATTGACGATGAACCCATGATTCTGGATATATTAGAACTTTACCTCTCTTTGGGAGAATACAAATACAGGGTAACGACTGCCGAAAATGGTATCGAAGGCTTAAAAAACATTGCCTCTGATTCCTATGACCTGATCATAACAGACCTATCCATGCCCGGGCTTACGGGCACTCAGATTGTCGAACATGTTAAAAAAGGAAGTCACAGCCATACCCCGGTACTTGGAATATCAGGAATGCCATGGCTTTTTAAGGACAGCCCCTTTGATGCTGTGCTTTGCAAACCCTTTACCATGGAAATTTTCTTGAAAGCTGTCGCCGAACTCACTGAACCCAATTATTTTGCTGGTGAAACCCGGCAACAGACATCCCCTAGGGTGTGA
- a CDS encoding glycogen-binding domain-containing protein encodes MGVKKTTKKSGRKRIEFTFHAPGATEVMIFGDFNKWNGKKHRMKKGSLGVWKKTLVLAPGTYEYKYRVDGKWQEDPTTLHSRLNPFGTYNNLLTVK; translated from the coding sequence ATGGGAGTTAAAAAGACCACGAAGAAAAGTGGCAGGAAAAGGATTGAATTTACCTTCCACGCCCCTGGGGCGACTGAAGTCATGATTTTTGGGGATTTCAACAAGTGGAACGGCAAAAAACATCGCATGAAAAAAGGAAGCCTCGGGGTCTGGAAAAAAACCCTGGTGCTTGCCCCTGGAACCTATGAGTATAAGTACCGTGTTGACGGAAAATGGCAGGAGGACCCCACAACCCTTCATAGCAGGCTGAACCCCTTTGGCACCTATAATAACTTATTGACAGTGAAATAG
- a CDS encoding helix-turn-helix transcriptional regulator, translating to MTKTQHPLELATLLKRNQELERLTQAHTRMEQALKIQAHDLKERIKEINCLYGISKVVERTELPLEVIFQQVIDLIPASWQYPEITCAQLLINHQSYRTANYRNTFWHQRADIVVYGQVLGVMTVCYLEKRPEKEEGPFLKEERSLLNAIAERIGRIYEHKQAEQALGQSEQKLKEQNLLLKDKNIALREVMNQLITEKETLEKNVLANVDQLLLPLVKKLKNKGSAIDQEYLNLLEENIRHLTSSFGTQISRKNPTLTPRENEICNMVRSGLSSKEAAKLLNISYRSVETYRNYIRKKLGITNKKVNLATYLSTL from the coding sequence ATGACAAAGACACAACACCCCCTTGAGCTTGCGACCCTGCTCAAACGAAACCAGGAACTTGAACGGCTCACCCAGGCCCATACCCGCATGGAACAGGCCCTCAAGATCCAGGCCCACGACCTTAAGGAACGCATCAAGGAGATCAACTGCCTCTACGGCATCTCAAAGGTCGTGGAGCGGACCGAGCTTCCCCTGGAGGTGATCTTTCAGCAGGTGATAGACCTCATTCCTGCCTCTTGGCAATACCCCGAGATCACCTGCGCCCAGCTTCTAATCAACCATCAGAGTTACCGAACCGCCAACTACAGGAATACCTTTTGGCACCAGCGGGCCGACATTGTGGTCTATGGACAGGTCCTTGGTGTCATGACCGTATGCTATCTTGAAAAAAGGCCGGAAAAGGAAGAGGGACCCTTTTTAAAGGAAGAGAGATCCCTTCTCAACGCCATAGCAGAACGCATCGGCAGAATATACGAGCACAAACAGGCGGAACAGGCCCTGGGCCAGAGCGAACAAAAACTCAAGGAGCAGAACCTGCTGTTAAAAGATAAAAACATCGCCCTGAGGGAGGTGATGAACCAGCTGATCACGGAAAAGGAGACCCTTGAAAAAAATGTCCTGGCCAATGTGGATCAGCTCCTGCTTCCCCTGGTGAAAAAGCTGAAAAACAAGGGGTCAGCCATTGACCAGGAGTACCTGAACCTGCTCGAAGAGAACATCCGCCACCTGACCTCATCATTTGGCACCCAGATTTCCAGGAAAAACCCCACACTCACCCCCAGGGAAAACGAAATCTGCAACATGGTGAGAAGCGGACTGAGCTCCAAGGAGGCGGCAAAGCTGTTGAACATCTCCTACCGAAGCGTTGAAACCTATCGAAACTACATCCGGAAAAAACTTGGCATCACAAACAAAAAGGTCAACCTGGCAACCTATCTCTCAACCCTCTAA
- a CDS encoding PEP/pyruvate-binding domain-containing protein: protein MEKNDNIQDPLIHIKPDIFRELMPLQVREILLISSLYNIYSMEDDGSLTSKIVNEYRGLNLSHPPRITGVSSVNRALSIVEEKKFDLVFIVPHLDGMDPMTLGGRLKAIHPDLPVILLSPSTRGIYPEFKRQKIEGVDRVFVWSGNPDMLLAMVKNTEDHLNVSHDTELANVRVVILVEDSPEYASYFLPIIYKEIVSQTQALLEVGCNDNLKLMTMRARPKILLATTHGEAMALYEKYRSFLLCVISDTRLPRKDRDDPAAGISILSRIRRDIPEIPLLLMSNEQENREKARLIPAAFLNKNARDLYKKIHHFFLNHLGFGDFIFCKADGQEVDRAANLLKLESRLARVPDESIMYHANRDHFSNWLMARSEIAMGLKLRAVKSADFNDVDELRQYLISNINQLRKERQRGIILQFDRELFDAEVMEFVKIGRGSLGGKARGLAFMATLLGQHPEIQQRYPDINVKIPKTLVICTDIFDTFVTVNNLAIFAGAGYKVIQIVQAFLDAPLPDHLTQKLEIFLDQVKVPLAVRSSSQLEDAHFQPYAGLYKTYKIPNNHPDRAVRLNHLVTAIKLVYASTYYEDAKSFYRNTSNQPFDDSMAVIIQEVCGEQYNDYFYPTIAGVAQSYNFYPFAHIKAEDGVVHMALGLGKTVVEGEQSFRFSPKHPHITPQFPTVKEFLNHTQRSFYALKTKGYPEALHFPTLSNLERRQVSDALEEFPVKAMSSTYVADEDRIRDTWYCPGPKVLTFAQILKFNTPPITDLLNDLLALGRKGIGAAVEIEFSANIHEDKKRPCDLFFLQIRPMVTSQDRSSVTISSREIVKAVCFSSRALGNGVIDSIQDIVYVKPTDFKGDKTREIAREVDTINTGLVAGNRRFILAGPGRWGASDPWLGIPVKWRNISGVGAIIEIRSRAINADPSQGSHFFHNITSLGIPYITVNETLKSSAHDPGGHVKDDHLDWQWLESLETVTETVFLRHVRLKRPLTIKIDGKRSWCIIQKGE from the coding sequence ATGGAAAAAAACGATAACATACAGGACCCGCTGATCCATATCAAGCCTGACATTTTCAGGGAACTCATGCCCCTTCAGGTTCGGGAAATCCTCCTTATTTCAAGCCTGTACAATATATACAGCATGGAAGATGACGGCAGTCTTACCTCCAAAATTGTCAACGAATACAGGGGGCTCAATCTCTCCCACCCCCCCAGGATCACGGGGGTATCTTCTGTGAACCGGGCACTTTCCATTGTTGAAGAAAAAAAATTTGACCTGGTTTTCATTGTCCCCCACCTGGACGGAATGGACCCCATGACCCTGGGCGGCAGGCTCAAAGCCATCCACCCGGATCTTCCGGTCATCCTTCTGTCGCCCAGCACCCGGGGCATTTACCCCGAGTTCAAACGTCAAAAGATCGAAGGCGTTGATCGGGTCTTTGTCTGGTCGGGCAACCCAGACATGCTCCTGGCCATGGTCAAAAACACCGAAGATCACCTCAATGTTTCCCACGATACAGAGCTTGCCAATGTCCGGGTGGTTATCCTGGTCGAAGACTCCCCGGAATACGCCTCATATTTCCTGCCGATCATATACAAGGAGATCGTCTCCCAGACCCAGGCCCTGCTTGAAGTCGGATGCAACGACAACCTCAAACTGATGACCATGCGGGCCAGACCCAAGATCCTTCTGGCAACCACCCATGGGGAGGCCATGGCCCTCTATGAAAAATACCGCTCCTTTCTTCTGTGCGTCATCTCCGATACCAGGCTTCCAAGAAAGGACAGGGATGACCCGGCGGCCGGCATCTCCATTCTTTCCAGGATACGCAGGGATATCCCTGAAATCCCTTTGCTGCTCATGAGCAACGAACAGGAAAATCGCGAAAAAGCCCGGCTTATCCCGGCGGCGTTCCTTAATAAAAACGCCCGGGATCTTTACAAAAAAATCCACCATTTTTTCCTCAACCACCTGGGATTTGGCGATTTTATATTCTGCAAGGCCGATGGTCAGGAGGTCGACCGGGCCGCGAACCTCTTGAAACTTGAATCAAGACTGGCCAGGGTCCCGGATGAATCCATCATGTACCACGCAAACCGGGACCACTTTTCAAACTGGCTCATGGCACGCTCGGAGATTGCCATGGGGCTGAAGTTAAGGGCTGTAAAAAGTGCTGATTTCAACGATGTGGACGAACTGCGTCAATACCTTATCTCCAACATTAATCAACTGAGGAAGGAACGTCAGCGGGGCATTATTCTTCAGTTCGACCGGGAACTCTTTGATGCCGAAGTGATGGAATTTGTGAAAATCGGCCGGGGATCCCTGGGGGGAAAGGCCAGGGGCCTTGCATTCATGGCAACTCTCCTGGGGCAACACCCCGAGATTCAGCAGCGTTATCCTGACATCAATGTGAAGATCCCCAAAACCCTGGTCATCTGCACGGACATCTTTGACACCTTTGTCACCGTCAACAACCTGGCGATCTTTGCCGGTGCAGGATACAAGGTCATACAGATTGTCCAGGCATTCCTGGACGCCCCCCTGCCCGATCATTTGACCCAGAAACTTGAAATTTTCCTTGATCAGGTCAAGGTCCCCCTGGCCGTGCGCTCTTCAAGCCAGCTGGAGGACGCCCATTTCCAACCCTATGCCGGGCTCTACAAGACCTACAAGATCCCCAACAACCACCCGGATAGGGCCGTCCGGCTGAATCATCTTGTCACGGCGATCAAGCTTGTCTATGCGTCCACCTATTACGAGGATGCCAAGTCCTTTTACCGGAACACCTCAAATCAGCCCTTTGACGACTCCATGGCCGTGATCATCCAGGAGGTATGCGGAGAGCAGTACAACGACTATTTTTATCCGACCATCGCCGGTGTGGCCCAATCCTATAACTTCTATCCTTTCGCCCACATAAAGGCCGAAGACGGAGTGGTCCACATGGCCCTGGGACTGGGCAAAACAGTGGTCGAAGGGGAACAAAGTTTCAGATTCTCACCCAAACACCCCCACATTACCCCCCAGTTTCCCACGGTCAAAGAGTTCCTGAACCATACCCAGCGATCGTTTTACGCATTAAAAACAAAGGGCTACCCTGAGGCCCTTCACTTTCCAACCCTTTCCAACCTGGAACGAAGGCAGGTTAGCGATGCCCTGGAAGAATTTCCCGTAAAAGCCATGAGCAGCACCTATGTGGCCGACGAGGACCGCATCAGGGATACCTGGTACTGCCCCGGACCAAAGGTTTTGACCTTTGCCCAAATCCTGAAATTCAATACGCCGCCCATCACCGATCTTCTCAACGACCTTCTGGCCCTTGGACGAAAGGGAATCGGGGCTGCCGTTGAGATCGAATTTTCAGCAAACATCCACGAGGACAAAAAAAGGCCCTGCGATTTATTCTTTCTCCAGATCCGGCCCATGGTCACGAGTCAGGACCGGTCCAGCGTGACCATCTCTTCCCGGGAGATCGTCAAAGCGGTATGCTTTTCCTCCAGGGCCTTAGGCAATGGTGTCATTGATAGCATTCAAGACATTGTCTATGTCAAACCCACTGATTTCAAGGGGGATAAGACCCGGGAGATTGCCCGGGAGGTCGACACCATCAATACCGGGCTTGTGGCCGGGAACCGGCGGTTTATCCTGGCAGGTCCAGGACGATGGGGGGCCTCTGACCCCTGGCTTGGCATCCCGGTGAAATGGCGCAACATTTCGGGGGTTGGTGCCATTATCGAAATCAGAAGCAGGGCCATCAACGCCGATCCTTCCCAGGGTTCCCATTTTTTCCACAACATAACCTCCCTGGGCATCCCCTACATCACCGTCAACGAGACTCTGAAATCGTCCGCACATGATCCCGGGGGTCATGTCAAAGATGACCACCTTGACTGGCAATGGCTGGAGAGTCTCGAAACCGTCACTGAAACTGTTTTTTTACGCCATGTGCGGCTCAAGCGACCCCTCACTATAAAAATAGATGGAAAACGCTCGTGGTGCATCATTCAAAAAGGAGAATAA
- a CDS encoding DUF4143 domain-containing protein: protein MDIIDPGVNAGEIRREIPAAFIQNNLLEPELFKLAAAVDISNPTLKKYLAILKQTYMLRLLPPAEINQKKRLIKSPKIYLSDSGILHALLDKSHIGAGRIKELSVCGLIGIDCS from the coding sequence ATGGACATCATTGACCCCGGAGTAAACGCAGGCGAAATACGACGGGAGATTCCCGCCGCCTTTATCCAGAACAACCTTTTAGAACCAGAGCTTTTTAAACTGGCAGCAGCTGTTGATATTTCAAATCCGACTTTAAAGAAATACCTGGCAATTCTGAAACAGACCTATATGCTTCGTTTATTGCCACCCGCGGAAATAAACCAAAAGAAGAGATTGATTAAATCTCCAAAAATTTATTTAAGTGATAGTGGAATCCTTCATGCTTTACTTGATAAATCTCATATTGGAGCGGGCAGGATCAAGGAATTATCTGTTTGTGGGCTCATTGGTATTGACTGTTCTTAA
- a CDS encoding NADPH-dependent 2,4-dienoyl-CoA reductase, with protein sequence MPKKRSLSPFSHLLEPLDLGFTTLKNRVLMGSMHLGLEEIPGGFERMAAFYAERALGGVGLIVTGGIGPNGVGAVHGEAALMATPKDVANHQIVTNAVHKAGGKICMQILHTGRYAFNPDLVAPSPVKSPITPFEPRQLTEDDIEQQICDFVCCASLAKQAGYDGVEIMGSEGYLINQFIAARTNQRTDRWGGDYRNRIRFPLEIVARVRKAVGSDFIIIYRLSMLDLVDGGSTFDEIVTLGRGVEDAGATLINTGIGWHEARIPTIATRVPRAAFTWVTAKVRAELNLPIITSNRINTPGVAEAVLARGDADMVSMARPFLADPAFVQKAEQGRTDEINTCIGCNQACLDHIFAGKLTSCLVNPRACHETELVIAPAGQTKKIAVVGAGPAGLAFAVTAAKRGHGVVLFDGAPEIGGQFNLAKQVPGKEEFHETLRYFGRMLELTGVDVRLNTVVSREMVEQGDFDEVVIATGIVPRKPDIEGIDHPKVMTYLEAIKGAAVGATVAVIGAGGIGFDVCETLVHQGPFTSQDIPAFMDEWGVDMTLTARGGVENVTARVEPSPRTVYLLQRKPTKVGSGLGKTTGWIHRTDLVKKGVTMIAGCDYQWIDDQGLHLVVAGRPRTLGVDTIVICAGQVSNRILADEITGLPLHVVGGADVASELDAKRAIDQATRLAAII encoded by the coding sequence ATGCCGAAAAAACGTTCCCTTTCCCCTTTTTCCCATCTGCTGGAACCCCTGGATCTGGGGTTTACCACACTTAAAAACCGGGTGCTCATGGGATCCATGCATCTTGGGCTGGAAGAGATACCCGGCGGTTTTGAGCGAATGGCCGCATTTTATGCCGAGCGCGCCCTTGGGGGTGTCGGCCTCATTGTCACGGGGGGCATCGGCCCCAATGGGGTGGGAGCGGTCCATGGGGAGGCGGCCCTCATGGCCACACCCAAGGATGTGGCCAACCATCAGATCGTCACCAATGCCGTGCACAAGGCGGGCGGTAAGATCTGCATGCAGATTCTGCACACGGGCCGTTATGCCTTTAATCCAGACCTGGTGGCGCCTTCGCCGGTGAAATCGCCCATTACCCCTTTTGAGCCAAGGCAGTTGACCGAAGATGATATTGAACAGCAGATCTGTGATTTTGTTTGCTGTGCCTCCCTTGCAAAGCAGGCCGGTTACGACGGTGTTGAGATCATGGGGTCTGAGGGGTATCTGATCAACCAGTTTATTGCGGCCCGCACCAATCAGAGAACGGACCGCTGGGGCGGCGATTATCGCAACCGGATTCGGTTCCCCCTGGAGATTGTGGCCCGGGTACGCAAGGCTGTGGGCTCTGATTTTATCATCATATATCGATTGTCCATGCTTGATCTTGTGGACGGGGGAAGCACCTTTGACGAGATCGTGACCCTTGGCAGGGGGGTTGAGGATGCCGGCGCCACACTCATCAACACGGGTATCGGCTGGCACGAGGCCAGGATTCCCACCATTGCCACACGGGTGCCACGGGCTGCCTTTACCTGGGTCACGGCCAAGGTGCGAGCTGAACTCAACCTTCCCATCATTACCTCCAACCGCATCAACACCCCCGGGGTGGCTGAAGCGGTTCTTGCCCGGGGGGATGCCGACATGGTCTCCATGGCCCGGCCTTTTCTGGCGGATCCCGCGTTTGTTCAAAAGGCTGAACAGGGGCGGACCGATGAGATCAATACCTGCATCGGCTGCAACCAGGCCTGCCTGGATCATATCTTTGCCGGCAAACTGACCTCCTGCCTGGTCAATCCCCGTGCCTGCCATGAAACCGAGCTGGTGATAGCACCTGCCGGGCAGACCAAGAAGATCGCCGTTGTGGGTGCAGGACCCGCAGGTCTTGCCTTTGCTGTGACCGCTGCAAAGCGGGGGCATGGGGTGGTTCTTTTTGATGGGGCCCCTGAAATCGGCGGACAGTTCAACCTTGCCAAACAGGTCCCTGGAAAGGAGGAGTTCCATGAAACTCTTCGCTATTTTGGCCGCATGCTTGAACTTACGGGAGTGGATGTCCGGCTCAACACCGTTGTCTCCCGGGAGATGGTCGAACAGGGGGATTTTGACGAAGTGGTTATTGCCACGGGCATTGTGCCGCGCAAACCCGATATTGAAGGTATTGACCATCCAAAGGTGATGACCTACCTGGAGGCCATCAAGGGGGCAGCGGTGGGTGCCACGGTTGCCGTCATCGGTGCCGGTGGGATCGGGTTTGACGTATGTGAAACCCTTGTCCACCAGGGGCCTTTCACCAGCCAGGATATTCCTGCCTTTATGGACGAGTGGGGGGTTGATATGACCCTTACGGCCAGGGGAGGCGTTGAAAATGTCACCGCCCGGGTTGAACCTTCTCCCAGAACCGTCTATCTGTTGCAGCGAAAACCCACAAAGGTGGGTTCCGGGCTGGGCAAAACCACCGGTTGGATCCATCGCACGGATCTTGTTAAAAAAGGGGTGACCATGATTGCAGGCTGTGATTACCAGTGGATTGACGACCAGGGACTTCACCTTGTGGTTGCAGGCAGGCCCAGAACCCTTGGGGTGGACACCATTGTGATCTGTGCCGGCCAGGTGTCAAACCGAATCCTTGCAGATGAAATTACCGGCCTGCCCCTGCATGTTGTGGGCGGGGCCGATGTGGCGTCTGAACTTGATGCAAAACGGGCCATTGACCAGGCCACCCGTCTGGCTGCCATTATTTGA
- the glpA gene encoding anaerobic glycerol-3-phosphate dehydrogenase subunit A, which yields MEKTIETQVLVIGGGATGTGIARDLTLRGVKVILIEKSDLNAGASGANHGLLHSGARYVHSDAEAAMECLAEGLLLKQIAPHCIEETGGLFVAVPGDDEGYIADFPSMCQRSGIHCQPLDLKEVRQMEPCLSPKLIAAFGVPDAAIDPFKLSIENLNDALNRGGQYYDHARLEAFIVEHHRIVGARILNTNTRELFRIRADIYVSATGAWADDVAARAGVHIPMVYSKGSLLVTGRRMATRVINRLRHPGNGDILMPGGVVSILGTTSVRMDSPDNLFPSVDEVDLIIDQGEQMIPALGHRRYIRAYSGVRPLVSAGGGEDRTVSRGFSLLDHAGDGVDNFITITGGKLTTFRLMAEKTSNRVCDKLGISAACQTRDLILPKTAGGGWTEPGVALGQKFFSRSKGDPLLCECEMVPASAIDAIISSIRKNWAEPDLLAIALRSRMGKGPCQGSFCSVRVLSHLYNQGEVAGPKGGDGLRRFLNERWKGEHALLWGTALAQSSLKEMIHCGLFCLEMEPPYQTGETPAEPPGGQR from the coding sequence ATGGAAAAAACAATCGAAACCCAGGTGCTGGTGATCGGAGGCGGGGCAACGGGTACCGGTATTGCCAGGGACCTGACCCTTCGCGGCGTCAAGGTCATCCTCATTGAGAAAAGCGATTTAAATGCCGGTGCTTCCGGGGCAAACCACGGGCTTTTGCACTCGGGCGCACGGTATGTCCATTCCGATGCCGAGGCTGCCATGGAATGCCTGGCAGAGGGATTGCTCTTAAAGCAGATCGCTCCCCATTGTATTGAAGAGACCGGTGGACTCTTTGTAGCGGTCCCCGGGGATGACGAGGGGTATATCGCTGATTTTCCCAGCATGTGCCAACGTTCGGGTATTCACTGCCAGCCCCTGGATTTAAAAGAGGTAAGGCAGATGGAGCCCTGCTTGTCCCCGAAACTCATTGCCGCCTTTGGGGTGCCGGATGCAGCCATTGATCCCTTTAAACTGTCCATTGAAAACCTGAACGATGCTTTGAACCGGGGCGGTCAATACTATGACCATGCCCGGCTGGAAGCATTTATCGTTGAACACCATCGGATTGTGGGTGCTCGAATTTTGAATACGAACACCCGGGAATTGTTTCGAATCAGGGCCGATATTTACGTGAGTGCCACGGGTGCCTGGGCCGATGATGTGGCTGCCCGGGCCGGGGTTCATATCCCCATGGTTTATTCCAAGGGCAGTTTGCTGGTCACGGGCAGGCGAATGGCAACCCGGGTTATTAACCGCCTGAGGCATCCTGGTAACGGTGACATCCTCATGCCCGGCGGCGTGGTTTCCATCCTTGGCACCACATCGGTGCGAATGGATTCTCCGGACAATCTTTTTCCCAGCGTTGACGAGGTGGATTTGATCATTGACCAGGGCGAACAGATGATACCTGCCCTGGGTCATCGCAGGTATATCAGGGCTTATTCCGGGGTCCGACCCCTGGTCAGTGCCGGCGGGGGTGAAGACCGAACCGTATCCCGGGGCTTTTCCCTCCTGGACCATGCCGGGGACGGAGTGGATAATTTCATCACCATTACCGGGGGAAAACTGACCACCTTCAGGCTGATGGCGGAAAAAACCTCAAACAGAGTCTGTGACAAGCTTGGCATTTCTGCTGCCTGTCAAACCCGGGACCTGATTCTGCCCAAAACTGCAGGAGGGGGATGGACCGAGCCAGGGGTTGCCCTGGGCCAGAAATTTTTCTCCCGGTCAAAGGGGGACCCCTTGCTGTGCGAATGTGAAATGGTACCGGCCAGTGCCATTGACGCCATTATTTCCTCTATTCGGAAAAACTGGGCAGAGCCAGACCTTTTGGCGATTGCCCTGAGAAGTCGTATGGGCAAAGGTCCCTGCCAGGGATCTTTCTGCAGTGTCCGGGTGCTGTCCCATCTGTACAACCAGGGAGAAGTGGCCGGCCCCAAGGGGGGAGACGGTCTTCGGCGTTTTTTAAATGAACGGTGGAAGGGGGAACATGCCCTGTTGTGGGGAACAGCCCTTGCCCAGTCCTCCCTCAAGGAGATGATCCACTGTGGTCTGTTCTGCCTTGAAATGGAACCCCCATATCAAACAGGAGAGACACCCGCCGAGCCACCAGGAGGGCAGAGATGA